One Thermodesulfobacteriota bacterium DNA window includes the following coding sequences:
- the lpxD gene encoding UDP-3-O-(3-hydroxymyristoyl)glucosamine N-acyltransferase: MGRKLKELAEWVGGELAGDGEIEITGAASIDEAQGGQITFVAHPKYLKKLETTQASAVVVSKGVSFAGKPLILTSNPQLAFAKILALLVSKPYEAGGIDPRAHIAPSTQLGKDLTLFPWVYVGERCKIEDRVTLYPGVFVGDDSVIGEDSILYPNVTVYPGSVIGKRVILHSGVVIGADGFGYVKEGNRNVKIPQIGRVIIEDDVEIGANSTVDRATLGQTVIRRGVKIDNLVTVAHNVEIGEDSILVAQVGIAGSTKIGKNVILAGQVGVVDHLEIGDNVRVGAQSGVAQNLPPDQAFTGSPAQPHREWLRTMATLVKLPEMKKSLAEIEGRLKRIEAELSSQKKGDRDD; encoded by the coding sequence ATGGGGAGGAAGTTAAAAGAGCTGGCGGAGTGGGTGGGAGGAGAGCTCGCCGGAGACGGGGAGATCGAGATCACCGGGGCTGCCTCGATCGACGAGGCCCAGGGCGGACAGATCACCTTCGTCGCCCATCCAAAGTACTTGAAGAAACTGGAGACGACCCAAGCCTCGGCCGTCGTCGTCTCCAAAGGGGTCTCCTTTGCTGGAAAACCGCTGATCCTCACCTCCAATCCCCAGCTGGCCTTTGCAAAGATCCTCGCCCTCCTCGTCTCCAAACCTTACGAGGCCGGGGGCATCGACCCCCGCGCCCATATCGCCCCCTCGACCCAGCTGGGCAAGGACCTCACCCTCTTCCCCTGGGTCTATGTCGGTGAACGCTGCAAGATCGAAGATCGGGTCACCCTCTATCCGGGCGTCTTCGTGGGGGACGATTCCGTCATCGGAGAAGACTCGATCCTTTATCCCAATGTCACGGTCTACCCCGGTTCGGTCATCGGAAAACGGGTGATCCTCCACAGCGGCGTCGTCATCGGCGCCGACGGGTTCGGATATGTGAAGGAGGGAAACCGGAACGTCAAGATCCCTCAAATCGGCCGCGTCATCATCGAAGATGATGTCGAGATCGGCGCCAATTCCACGGTCGACCGGGCGACCCTGGGCCAAACGGTCATTCGAAGGGGCGTCAAGATCGACAACCTGGTCACCGTGGCCCACAACGTCGAGATCGGGGAGGATTCGATCCTTGTCGCCCAGGTCGGTATAGCGGGCTCCACCAAGATCGGCAAGAACGTGATCCTGGCCGGACAGGTGGGAGTGGTGGACCATCTTGAGATCGGCGACAACGTCAGGGTGGGGGCCCAGTCCGGGGTGGCTCAGAACCTTCCTCCCGATCAGGCCTTTACCGGATCCCCGGCCCAACCCCATCGGGAGTGGCTCCGGACGATGGCCACCCTTGTCAAACTGCCGGAGATGAAAAAATCCCTCGCTGAGATTGAGGGACGATTAAAGAGGATCGAAGCGGAACTCTCTTCCCAAAAGAAAGGAGACAGGGATGATTGA
- a CDS encoding OmpH family outer membrane protein: protein MRWKWLAMAVGGLMLFVGAAPGWGQTQALKIGFVDIQKAVNECNEGKEAKKTIIKEVEKFQKQFAEKQKELQTMKEAFDKQAPMLKPEARTAKEKEFQAKVREFQRWQEDTQNEINQKRAEMERNISLGLQKVIQKLGTDEGYTFILELNDNIVLFASKAVDLTDRIIKLYDGQKK from the coding sequence ATGCGTTGGAAATGGCTGGCGATGGCGGTCGGAGGCCTCATGCTCTTCGTTGGGGCGGCTCCGGGGTGGGGCCAAACCCAGGCCCTAAAAATCGGCTTTGTGGACATCCAGAAAGCCGTAAACGAATGCAACGAAGGGAAAGAGGCCAAAAAAACGATCATCAAAGAGGTCGAAAAATTTCAGAAACAGTTCGCGGAGAAACAGAAGGAGCTCCAGACGATGAAGGAGGCCTTTGACAAACAGGCCCCGATGTTAAAACCCGAGGCACGCACTGCCAAAGAGAAGGAATTTCAGGCAAAGGTCCGCGAATTTCAGCGGTGGCAAGAGGATACCCAGAACGAGATCAACCAGAAGCGGGCCGAGATGGAGCGAAACATCTCGTTGGGGTTGCAAAAGGTCATCCAAAAGCTTGGAACCGATGAAGGATACACCTTCATCCTCGAGTTAAACGACAACATCGTCCTCTTCGCTTCCAAGGCCGTCGACCTCACCGACCGGATCATCAAGCTCTACGACGGTCAGAAAAAGTAG